From Rhodococcus sp. B7740:
CGTGGCATTGACCACCACAGCCGGGCTGATCTCGGTGCAGGTGGCCGAGCTGGATCTGAGCAACTTCAAGATCGCACTGTTGGTGTTCGCACTGGCCGCCGGAGCGACCGTCCTCTCTCACGTCAACGATTCCGGCTTCTGGCTCGTCAGCCGCTTCTTCGGCATGGACGAGAAGACGACCCTCAAGACCTGGACCGTCATGGAAACCACGCTCGGATTGGCGATCTTCGCACTCGCGTCGCTGCTGTGGGTGGTGTTCTAGCGGGGCGAGACGTGACCCGATGATCGACACTCGGCTCACTCATCGGTGGCGCACTCCGTCACTGTCGATCGCGCTTGGGTTGCCAACGAGCTGCGCGCTCGCCGATCGATGCGAGCCGAGCAGTCTCGTGCACTCGAGCGGCACGGGTCTCCGGCCGCTTGGCTGTGGCGATCCACTCCAGAATGCCGCGACGCGCGGACGGAGGGAATCGGTTCCAATTGTTCTCCGCGTCAACGTATTCGGAGAATGCAGCCGCAAGGTCGTCGGGAACGATCAGATCCTCGACTTCGTCGAGTACGGTCCACGATCCGTTGGCCACGGCAGCCTCGACGGCGCGCTCCCCCGCCGGGAGCATCAGACCTGCTTCACGGAGGGCTTCGACGCGAATCTTGTTCGGACGGGACCACGCGCTCGCGGGTTTCCGGGGCGAGAAATACAACATGGTTCGCTGGTCGTCGAGCTTGCGGGGTCGACTGTCGACCCACCCCACCGCAAGGGCTTCCGACACGGCGTCGTCGTAGCTGATCGCCGGCTTTCCGGTGGCCTTCTTCCACGACACCAGCCACGCAGATTGCACCGTCGCGTGATGTTCGGTCAGCCATGTCCGCCACTGCGCACGTGTCTCGGCATGCACTCTCGGTGCGTCGTCCATGACGGCCATGCGTACCCCTTCCCTCACTGTCTTGAAGGTCCGTCATCGGCTCGAAGACTTTGCACTCGATTATGCTGCGATCGTGGGCGACATTCCCTTCGGTGTCGTGTCGACGGCGCGAGGCATCGGTGAGTGACCGCATCCGGTTCGACGGAGTGCTCGAGCCGATGACGTGGGGTAAGAACACGTACACCATCATTCGTGTACCGACTCGTTTGGTCGAGGCGGCGGAACGGTGGCCGACTCGCCGGATCGACGGTTCGATCGAGGGCTCGAGTCTCAATCTCGGTCTCAACAAGGCAGATTCGAATGTGATGCCCGGGTCCTTCGTCTACATCGGTGTAGGTCTTCAACGCCGGTTGGGCATTCGCCCCGGTGATCTGGTCTCGTGCGAGTTCGAGCCGGCCGACCCCGATCTGGTGCCGGTTCCGAAGGACGTCGCGGAAGCGATGGAGGCGGCACACTGCACATCCGCGTGGGAGCGGAAGCGGCCGAGCGAGCGACGTCAGTTGTTGATGCCGATCGACAACGCGGCGCGCGAGCAGACCCGAGCGGCCCGAGTCGCGTGACTTGTGAAGCTGCTGACCGACAGTTCGTAGACGGGTCCCAGCTGTGGATTAGGGTCCACCGCAGTCGTTACAGCAGGCGGATGGTCGAGCACGTGCGACCGCCGTTTCGTGCCGATTGCGGACCCTGACCGTCGTACACAGGTGCGGAGGACGCGCAAGCAAATGCCCGTGCTGTTCAGTTCACTCGTCGGCCTCGAGCACGCATCCCCCTGGCGGAAGCTCGAGGACGATGACGTCGTGTCCCTCTCCGGTGACGATTGCTGTGAAGACCGTTTCCGCTCCATCCATCCACACCCACCAATTCATGTTCGCACCCCGCAGGCGCGGCACCTGACGATAGACCGCTCGGGCGTCCTCGACCACGGCACTCGGGTGCAGCCTCCGAGCGGTATCGATGACGGTGCGGCGCACGTAGTCCAGATCGATCAGATCGTCGTCGCCCGACAGCTGGGATGGCCGAAAATCGATGAGCGGGAATGGTACTCGAACGACGGGAAGAGTAGTGGCGTAGGCCATCGACCCCTCCGAGAACGCGGGGTCGCCCCATTCGAGCACGCCGTCCACGAACGAGGGCGTCACGTCGTCGTAGATCGCCGATCCCGTCTCGACGCTGCGGTGCAACGCTGCAATGAATTCGGCCAACGAGTCGAACCATGGCGCACCCTGGTCAGCGGAGTCGTATGAGAAGCTGCGAATACAACCTCGCCGGGCACCCGGGCGTGTGTCGATGTAAAGTGTTCCGCCCGAACCGTCTTCGGCGAACGGAACATACGCCGGGACGAACATCTCCGCCGTCTCACCTGCCTCCTGGGCAAGGACTTCGGCCGGCCAGTCCTCACCCAGATCGTCGATCGGATGCGGATTTTCGAGACTGAACCTGTGCCGATCCACCGCTCGGTCGAGCGAGTACAGAGTGAAGTCCGGCAATACGGATCCGGCCGGCACATACTCCTCGCCGTAGGTTTCGTGCTGCCCGTCGTGCAACCCGTAGAACTCGCGCAACTCCTCCGTCCACGGCGTCGTCGCGCGTTCAGCGGCCTCGCGCTCACTCACAGACCTTGGCGGCCGAATCGACGCAGCGGTGATCGGCGCGCGTTCACGAAGCGTCGCCATGTACGCCGTCCATATGTCGGTGAGGTTCACGACTCGAACCTAGACGAGCATCACTGCACCGGCATCAGAATTCGCCACGCGCCCAATGCCAATGAGCCGACGGTGACGAGCAGGAACAGCCCGACCCACACGATGCCGGGCAGGAAGGTCAGTCGGGCCAGCTGATCGGCGTCGGAGTCCCGAGCCCGTCCTGCGCTGCGCGATTTCTGCAGTTCGAGCACGGGACGCGGACCGGCGATCAGCAGGAAGAACGTGATGAAGTACGCCGCGGCGACCTGTTGCTCTCCGGTGCCCCACCAGGACACGACGAACAGGGCGGCCCCGACGGTGACCAGGGAGAGCAATCCGTAGATGTTGCGAATCATCAACAGCATCAACGCGATCGAGACGATACCGATCCACAGCACCGCGGACGCATGCTGAGTCCCGAGCACGAACGCGGCACCGAGACCGAGTAGCGACGGCCCCACGTAGCCCGCGAAGGTCATGGCGATGACGCCGAGCCCGGTGGGCTTGCCCTTCGAGATCGCGACGCCCGAGGTGTCCGAATGCAAGCGCAGGCCCATCAGCTGACGACCGGTGATCAGTGCGACGAACAGGTGCGCACCCTCGTGCGCGATGGTCACCACGTTGCGCGCGATCCGCCACGTCTGCGGCAACACGACGATGACGAGTGCAATCACAGCAGCAACTTGGACGATCCATACCGGCGGATCAGGACTCACCGCGGAGATGCGGTCCCAGAATTCGTTCACACCCAAGTATGCGGCTTCGCCGCAGTGACATGGTTATGTGCCGCTGAGGGCACATAACCGCACCACTGCCGCAGGCACTACGACGCGCGCGACTCGGCCTTCGCACGTTCGCGGGCGAAGGAGCGATCACGCATCTCCTCGAACTTGGTGGCCTGACGCTCGAGGTCTTCGAGGAACGCGGCGAGTTCCTCGCGCTTGTTCTCGCCGCGGCCGGTGAAGTCATTGCGCTCGAACACGCTCCACTTGCGCAGGACCGGCCAGACGACGTCCTCGAGGTGCTGACGCAGGTCGTAGATGCCGTGCTTTGCCATCAACACACCGTTGCGGCGGAAGTTCGGCATACCGGCACCGGGCATGACGAAGTTCATCACGATGTCCGAGACCGCCTGCAACGTCTGATCGGGCGAGATGTCCATCGCCGCGCCGGTGATGTTGCGGTAGAAGATCATGTGCAGGTTCTCGTCGGCGGCGATGCGCTGGAGCATGCGGTCGGCGATCGGATCGTCGCAGACCTTGCCGGTGTTGCGATGCGAGACGCGGGTGGCCAGCTCCTGGAACGTCACGTAGGCGACGGAGTGCAGCAGACCCACCCCTGCACCGGCAGGCGACGCATATCCGTTGGTCATGTGGATCATGCGGGCTTCTTCGAGGGCGACGGGATCGACGCCGCGGGTGACGACGAGGTAGTCGCGCATGACGATGCCGTGCCGGTTCTCCTCGGCGGTCCACCGGCCGACCCAGGTGCCCCAGGCACCGTCCTGGGAGAAGTTCTCGGCAATCTCCCGGTGGTAGGACGGCAGGTTGTCCTCGGTGAGGAGGTTGGTGATCATCGCGGCCTGTGCGACGTCGGAGAGCTTGGACTGCTCCGGGTCGTAGTCCTGGCCGCCGAGTGCGGCGAAGTTGCGACCTTCGTCCCACGGCACGTAATCGTGAGGGTGCCACTCCCGAGCCATGGACAGGTGACGGTTCACATTGTCCTCGGCAGTGGGCACCAGCTCTTGCAGAAGCTCGAGCTGTGTCAGATCCCTGGCCATCGACATGCCTCCTCGCGTTGACGTCGGCTCGCCAGCCTAGGGCGATCGATGCGTCGTGCGGGGTGCCTTGCCCGGATTCTGTTAGAGGTCGCAATCACCGGCGAGGCCGAGTGGTGCGATTTCACAGCTCACCGAGTGGCGAGATTCGATACGGGGGTTGCGAGAGTCGGTGAACGGAACACCCAGCCACGAAGAGCGAGGAATCGGGCAGCTCCGAAGATGCCACTCACGGCGACCACGACCAGAACCTGTACGTACGTCGGTGCCGCCGGGAACAGGATGTGCATTGCGGCCAGTGAGGCGGTGCTCAGACCGAGCCCGATCAGGGCCAGTCCTCCGGCTTCCCACTGAGTCTGGAACCAACCGACTCGACCGGTCGCATGGAAGGTGTGACGGCGGTGCAGTTCGTTGGCCAGGACGGTACTTGCGGCCACACCCGCGAGGTTGGCGGTGAACGATCCGAGGGAAGCGAGCGCGACGAACAACAGGGCGTACACACCGTTGCTCGACACCCCGACGATCACGAACCGCGTGAACTGAGCGAGCACCGACTCCCCGAGCATCCGCGACCTGATGCGGGGCGCACAGCCCGACGAACCGGACGCAGCTGGAGCTTTCAGGGAAATGCTCACGAGGACTCCAGTTGTAGAACCGGAAGCGTCGGTCGGCGCTTCGACTCGATACAACTCCGCGCACCGACGAATCGGTCTCGGGCGTGACGGAAGTCTCAGGCTTTCGTGGAACTTTCTTCCCGGGCGCGCTTCTTGCGGTCCAGGTCGATGTTGAGGCTGTCGGGCTTGATCGATGCGACGAACAACACCGCAACGAGCACGACCACTACGACGATGGTGACGACGACCACCGCGATGCCGAAAATTGCCAAAATACCGTTCATGTCCTGCCTCCCGTGTCAGGCAATACGGTACTTGTCGTAGACGGGCCGGTCGACGTCGCCCCTCGTGCGTCGCAGTTCAACTCACCAGGCGCGCTACGGCCCGCATCGGCAACGACAGCCAGGTGGGCCGATTGCGCGCCTCGTACAGAACTTCGTACACGGCCTTGTCCAGTTCGTATGCACGCAACAGGTCGGCCTCCTCACGGGGATCGTGCCCGGCCACCGAGGCGTATCCGTCGAAGAACGCCGAGATGCTCCGCGCCGCCCACTGCTCGGCCCGCTCACGCGCCGACTCGTCCTCGGGGCGGTCGACCAGCAGGTGATTGGCGGCGTAGTCGAACGAGCGCAGCATTCCTGCGACGTCACGCAGCGCGCTGTCCATCTGCCTACGCTCGGCCAGGGTCTTGGCCGGCTCACCCTCGAAATCGATGAGCAGCCACCGTTCGGGAGTGCCCAGCACCTGACCCAGATGCAGGTCGCCGTGGATGCGCTGCACCGTGGTGCTGTTCGACGCCTCCGCCCGCGAGATCAGCGCGGTCGCCGCCGGGATGTACTGCGCGATCTCCGGCACCACCCGTGCCACTCCCGAGATGCGGGCGAGGATCTCCTCGACGGCAGTGGATTCAACCGTCCGCTCGGCGGTGCCCAACTTCGATGCCAAATCATGGTGTACCTGCGCCACAGCTGCTCCGATTCGATGCGCGTCCGAGGCGAAATCGGCCGGCAGTTCTTCGATCGGTGTCTGCGGGGAATCGAACACCTCCTGCACGCTGGCCAGCGCCGCAGTCCAGCCTTCGGCGGAGTTCGCGGCGAAATCCTGGGCCATGCCGAGCGTCGTGGGTTCACCGCCGACTTCGGCTTCGAGCCAGCCGCGAAGCGGCGCGACGTTGACGCTCCCCGCCGCCGCCAACGCGCGATGCAGTTCCACATCGGGGCTGATTCCCGGCGGCACCTGACGAAACAGCTTGAGCAACAGCAGATCACCGAGAATCACCGAGGTGTTGGACTGCTCTGCCCCCAGAACCCGACCGCGCAGACCGCTCGGCACACTCGAACCGTCGACGATCTTGAATTCGATGCTGCCAGTGGCTTTCCCGGCGGCAAGCGCATCGCCGTACAGGGCGATGATCTCGGGGTCGCGTAAACCGTCGAACACGGCCACCTCGCCTGCCACGGGCAGGGTCCACGGTCGGAGATCGTCGGTCAGCTCGGTGCGGAACCCCAATGGCACCTGGTAGGTCTGCGTCACGGCGGTGCCGTCCTGCGTCAGCTGCACCTCCACCAGCAGATGCTCGGCCGCGAAATGCGGCTCGTCCAGGAGCACGTCGCGCGCGACGATGCGCACCGCTCCGACCGTCGAACCCTTTGCGCCGAACCACCGTTGACCTGGCAACCACGCCGCCAGAGCATCCTCGAGCTGGGGTTCGATCGTGCGTGCCACACTCGAGCTGGAACCGACCATGAGAATCTCTCGCCGCCTTCGGGGGAGTTTGCGGAGCTTGTGACCGTACTCAGCGAAACCTACCCACTCCCGGCGACGCTCACACACCGACCGCAAAGACACCCGAACGTTATGCAGGTCGTACGCCGGTGCACGGACATACTCGTAGAGTGGTCACATGTCCGCTCCACTGACCGCCCACATCGACGTACACCGTGCCGGTGATCGATCGAAAACCCGTGTGTCCTGGCTGGACTCGAAACATTCGTTCTCCTTCGGCCAGCACTACGACCCCGACAACACCCATCACGGACTGTTGCTGGTCAACAACGACGACATCGTCACCGCCGGTCAGGGTTTCGAGACACATCCGCATCGCGACATGGAGATCGTCACGTGGGTGATGCAGGGTTCACTGGTGCATCAGGATTCCATCGGACACTCCGGAATCATCCATCCCGGCCTCGCGCAACGAATGACCGCGGGCAAGGGCATCATGCACTCCGAGAAGAACGACTCCTGGAGCATCGACGGCAACAGGCACACCGAACCCGTTCGCTTCGTGCAGATGTGGGTGCTCCCGGACAGCCCCGGTGCCACACCCGGATACGAACAGCTCGAGATCGGCGACGAACTACTGCGCGGCGGGTTGGTCACCGTCGCGTCGGGAATGCACAAGCACCGTGATCGGGCAGCGATCACCATCGGCCAGAAGTCGGCTGCACTGCACGCGGCAAGGTTGTTGCCCGGAGCCTCCGTGACCGTGCCCGACGCCCCGTTCGTGCACCTGTTCGTCGCGCGCGGCACCGTCACGCTCGAGGGGGTGGGCGAGCTCTGGGAGGGTGATGCAGTCCGCATGAGTTCCACTGGCGGACAACGTGTTACCGCGACCGAATCGGCCGAGGTACTCATCTGGGAGATGCATTCGCGGCTCGGCGGGTGACTCACCCGTTCGATGACAAGTTGATCACGGGAGCACGTGGCTCCTGTGTGCACCGGGCCCACCCACATACACTCCGAGCGTTCACGATCGCCGATATCGGAGGTACTCAACGTGTCGAATCAGAATCCGCCGCCCGGAAACTATCCCCCGCCCGGAAACTACCCTTCACCCGGTGAGTACCCCCAGCAGGGCGGCTACCAACAACAGCCACCGGCACCGAAGAACACCGTCGGCACGGTGGCTCTGGTCCTGGCGATTCTGGGTGTGTTGTTCTCCTGGACCATCGTCGGCGGCATTCTTCTCGGCCTGATCGCCATCGTTCTCGGCTTCGTCGGACGTTCCAGGTACAAGAAGCGCACCGCCACCAACGGCACCGTGTCACTCATCGCGATCGTTCTGGGTTTCGTGGCCGCAGCGCTGTCGATCGTTCTCGTCGTCGTCGGGGTCGGCCTGTTCAACGCAGTCGGTGGACAGGACTTCACCGACTGCCTCAGCAACGCAGGCAGCGATACTGCCGCACAACAGCAATGTGCCGACGAATTCCAGCAGAACGTCGAGAACCAGTACGACGACTCCACACCGAACTGAGCCGCCGCGTCAGGCACTCAGGTCTCGGTGCCTGACGGAGACCGATCACGTCGAGGCGTCGAGCCCGCCACGACCACCTGATTGCCGCCCTGCTGCTTGGCTTCGTACATCGCCGCGTCGGCTCGCCGCAACAGCAGCGTGGTGAGTTCCACGATGTCGAAATCGATGTCCTCGGAAATCGGATACGTGCAGTGCGCGACGCCGATGCTCACCGTCAGGGGTGCGGGGTCCTCCGCGGAATGCGCGGCGCAGCGATACTTCTCGGCCAGTGCGAGGGCCTGGTTCTCGGCCGATTTGGTCACCACGGCGAACTCTTCACCGCCCACCCGCGCAACCAGCACACCGTCCGTCGTCAACCGACGTGCGACGAGTTGCAGGGCCGCGTCCCCCTGGTGGTGACCGAATCTGTCGTTGATCGACTTGAATCGGTCCACGTCGACGACCATCACCGACACATCGTTCGCCCCCAGGAAATACACCGGTAGTGCCTCGTCGAGCCCGCGCCGGTTGCGCACTTGAGTGAGCGGATCGAAGTTGGCCGCCTGCGCCTGTACCTGCAGTTTGAGAAGCAGGTACTGGAAGAACGTGGGGCCCATGAACGTGATGGGCAACAGCACCACCAGTTGCGCGACGGCCAATCCGGGATCGGTGTCGGGTGAGAGCAGGATCAGCACGAAGAAGAGCGTCACGGCCGTCCCGGCCCACAGCAAGTGCAGCGCCATGACTTTCGGACTGTGGAAGAGCTGGAC
This genomic window contains:
- a CDS encoding YdeI/OmpD-associated family protein, coding for MAVMDDAPRVHAETRAQWRTWLTEHHATVQSAWLVSWKKATGKPAISYDDAVSEALAVGWVDSRPRKLDDQRTMLYFSPRKPASAWSRPNKIRVEALREAGLMLPAGERAVEAAVANGSWTVLDEVEDLIVPDDLAAAFSEYVDAENNWNRFPPSARRGILEWIATAKRPETRAARVHETARLASIGERAARWQPKRDRQ
- a CDS encoding YdeI/OmpD-associated family protein codes for the protein MSDRIRFDGVLEPMTWGKNTYTIIRVPTRLVEAAERWPTRRIDGSIEGSSLNLGLNKADSNVMPGSFVYIGVGLQRRLGIRPGDLVSCEFEPADPDLVPVPKDVAEAMEAAHCTSAWERKRPSERRQLLMPIDNAAREQTRAARVA
- a CDS encoding SMI1/KNR4 family protein gives rise to the protein MNLTDIWTAYMATLRERAPITAASIRPPRSVSEREAAERATTPWTEELREFYGLHDGQHETYGEEYVPAGSVLPDFTLYSLDRAVDRHRFSLENPHPIDDLGEDWPAEVLAQEAGETAEMFVPAYVPFAEDGSGGTLYIDTRPGARRGCIRSFSYDSADQGAPWFDSLAEFIAALHRSVETGSAIYDDVTPSFVDGVLEWGDPAFSEGSMAYATTLPVVRVPFPLIDFRPSQLSGDDDLIDLDYVRRTVIDTARRLHPSAVVEDARAVYRQVPRLRGANMNWWVWMDGAETVFTAIVTGEGHDVIVLELPPGGCVLEADE
- a CDS encoding M50 family metallopeptidase: MNEFWDRISAVSPDPPVWIVQVAAVIALVIVVLPQTWRIARNVVTIAHEGAHLFVALITGRQLMGLRLHSDTSGVAISKGKPTGLGVIAMTFAGYVGPSLLGLGAAFVLGTQHASAVLWIGIVSIALMLLMIRNIYGLLSLVTVGAALFVVSWWGTGEQQVAAAYFITFFLLIAGPRPVLELQKSRSAGRARDSDADQLARLTFLPGIVWVGLFLLVTVGSLALGAWRILMPVQ
- a CDS encoding acyl-ACP desaturase; its protein translation is MARDLTQLELLQELVPTAEDNVNRHLSMAREWHPHDYVPWDEGRNFAALGGQDYDPEQSKLSDVAQAAMITNLLTEDNLPSYHREIAENFSQDGAWGTWVGRWTAEENRHGIVMRDYLVVTRGVDPVALEEARMIHMTNGYASPAGAGVGLLHSVAYVTFQELATRVSHRNTGKVCDDPIADRMLQRIAADENLHMIFYRNITGAAMDISPDQTLQAVSDIVMNFVMPGAGMPNFRRNGVLMAKHGIYDLRQHLEDVVWPVLRKWSVFERNDFTGRGENKREELAAFLEDLERQATKFEEMRDRSFARERAKAESRAS
- a CDS encoding GtrA family protein encodes the protein MLGESVLAQFTRFVIVGVSSNGVYALLFVALASLGSFTANLAGVAASTVLANELHRRHTFHATGRVGWFQTQWEAGGLALIGLGLSTASLAAMHILFPAAPTYVQVLVVVAVSGIFGAARFLALRGWVFRSPTLATPVSNLATR
- a CDS encoding maltokinase N-terminal cap-like domain-containing protein, with product MVGSSSSVARTIEPQLEDALAAWLPGQRWFGAKGSTVGAVRIVARDVLLDEPHFAAEHLLVEVQLTQDGTAVTQTYQVPLGFRTELTDDLRPWTLPVAGEVAVFDGLRDPEIIALYGDALAAGKATGSIEFKIVDGSSVPSGLRGRVLGAEQSNTSVILGDLLLLKLFRQVPPGISPDVELHRALAAAGSVNVAPLRGWLEAEVGGEPTTLGMAQDFAANSAEGWTAALASVQEVFDSPQTPIEELPADFASDAHRIGAAVAQVHHDLASKLGTAERTVESTAVEEILARISGVARVVPEIAQYIPAATALISRAEASNSTTVQRIHGDLHLGQVLGTPERWLLIDFEGEPAKTLAERRQMDSALRDVAGMLRSFDYAANHLLVDRPEDESARERAEQWAARSISAFFDGYASVAGHDPREEADLLRAYELDKAVYEVLYEARNRPTWLSLPMRAVARLVS
- a CDS encoding pirin family protein, whose translation is MSAPLTAHIDVHRAGDRSKTRVSWLDSKHSFSFGQHYDPDNTHHGLLLVNNDDIVTAGQGFETHPHRDMEIVTWVMQGSLVHQDSIGHSGIIHPGLAQRMTAGKGIMHSEKNDSWSIDGNRHTEPVRFVQMWVLPDSPGATPGYEQLEIGDELLRGGLVTVASGMHKHRDRAAITIGQKSAALHAARLLPGASVTVPDAPFVHLFVARGTVTLEGVGELWEGDAVRMSSTGGQRVTATESAEVLIWEMHSRLGG
- a CDS encoding DUF4190 domain-containing protein — protein: MSNQNPPPGNYPPPGNYPSPGEYPQQGGYQQQPPAPKNTVGTVALVLAILGVLFSWTIVGGILLGLIAIVLGFVGRSRYKKRTATNGTVSLIAIVLGFVAAALSIVLVVVGVGLFNAVGGQDFTDCLSNAGSDTAAQQQCADEFQQNVENQYDDSTPN
- a CDS encoding GGDEF domain-containing protein — translated: MHSTFLRTWWNQPHSYESVVSYLGLHGALAPYRLAASLSTFSYGLAAAALLLLTDSPPTSPVGRSIIVVAIVSTLAVGVAWLKAPWPSKRVSLLFAVYSDVGVTLVLLSYGSPQTTFLALAMLAANSVYVQLFHSPKVMALHLLWAGTAVTLFFVLILLSPDTDPGLAVAQLVVLLPITFMGPTFFQYLLLKLQVQAQAANFDPLTQVRNRRGLDEALPVYFLGANDVSVMVVDVDRFKSINDRFGHHQGDAALQLVARRLTTDGVLVARVGGEEFAVVTKSAENQALALAEKYRCAAHSAEDPAPLTVSIGVAHCTYPISEDIDFDIVELTTLLLRRADAAMYEAKQQGGNQVVVAGSTPRRDRSPSGTET